CGCCTGGAACACCCTGCTGATATTCCCCTGTGCCAGCGCCGACAGGCTGAGCTTGGTCAGCGTGCTGTCGCTCCCGATCGCCCGCAGTACTCGTGGATCGGTGTTCTTCGCGTCCTTCATCGCCATCACCAGCGCGGCCTTGAGCATCTTCTTCCCGCGCCGGATGTTGCGCCGGCGGGAGACCGCGTTGGCTGCCCGCCGGAACGGGTTCCGGGTCGTGCGGTTCGGTGCCTGGGTCGCCCGTATGCGGGCGTTCGCCTCCTGTGCCCGCTGGTTGGCGACACCGGTATGCAGATCCGGCCGGATCCCGGCGTTGACGGTGCTGGTCGCCAGCCGCCGCAGGTCGCCCTTGGTCATCTGCGAGCGGCCGATCCGCTCGAGCACGTCCGGGTCCATGTTCTTCACGTCGCGGGCGGCGAGCGCGTACGCCGCCTTCAGCGTCTTCGCGCCCTGCTTCGTTTCCCGGTTCGCGGCCCAGCGAGATCTCCGGCTCGGACGTTCTGGTGAGGGCTGGCTCATCTGGGGTCTCCTAGTCGATGTAGACGGCGTAGTTGACCCCGACGGCGGTCGTCAGGGGTTCGTTGCTGGGCCGGGTGCTGTACAGGTGGATCTGCGCGCCCGGCCGCAGCCAGACGGCCAGGTGCCGGCGGCCGGTTCCCGCGCCGGGCTCCCACTCGTCCGCGAACGTCGGACTGCCGGAGTCGCCGATGTAGTCGGGTTCGCCCCAGTGCTGGGTGGCTAGGTTCAGGTGGTCGGGCCAGTGCGCGTCCAGCCCGGCCTCGGCCTCGGCGATGTCGTCCGGGCCGATGTCGTACGCCGACCAGCCGCTGTCCGGGCAGTCCGGGAACGCGAGCCCGTCGAACACGATCATCGTGGTCCCGCGCCGGGTGACGAAGCCCCAGGAGACCATCTCGTCGTCGATCACCTCACCGGGATCGAGCGGCCACGGCGCCCACGACGTCTGACCCATCACCCGCTGCACGAGGGCGCGTACGACCTCCGGCCCGGCGTCGTCGTCGTCCGGACCCGCGATCACGGTCCAGTCCACAATCTCGGCGAGATCCGCCATCGCCAGGTCATCCTGGTCGAGCGGCCTGTCCTGCGTCTTCATCCGGCCTGTGCCGTCCTTCCTGCCCGGTGAGTGGCGGCAACCCTCTGTGCGCAACGGTAGGGGTCGCAGTGGGTCATTCGCCAGCCGGTTCGACGCGCCGCGGCCCAATCCGGATCCGCCGAAGTTCCCTGGTCGTGGACGGCCTGCCGGTCCCGAGCAGACCAGGCCGTACGCTGGTCCGGTGAACAAGGAACACCGTTACGGCTTCGAGACCCTCGCCATCCACGCCGGGAACGAGCCCGACCCGACCACCGGCGCGGTGGTGCCGCCGATCTACGCCACCAGCACCTACAAGCAGGACGGCGTCGACGGCCTCCGCGGCGGCTACGAGTACTCCCGCTCGGCGAACCCGACCCGGACCGCGCTGGAGGAGTGCCTGGCCGCGATCGAGGCGGGCAACCGCGGCTTCGCGTTCGCCAGCGGCCTGGCCGCCGAGGACACCCTGATCCGGTCGGTCTGCGCGCCGGGCGACCACGTGGTGTTCCCCGACGACGCGTACGGGGGCACCTTCCGGCTGTTCTCCCGCGTCCTCGGCAACTGGGGTGTCGAGATGACGCCGGCCGCGGTCACGCACCCGGAGGCGATCCGGGCCGCGATCCAGCCGGGGCGGACCAAGGTGGTCTGGCTGGAGACACCGACGAACCCGCTGCTCAACGTCGCGGACATCGCCATCGTGGCGCAGATCGCGCATGACGCGGGCGCGTTGCTGGTGGTGGACAACACGTTCGCCTCGCCGTACCTGCAGCAGCCGCTCGAGCTGGGCGCGGACGTGGTCGTGCACTCGACCACCAAGTACATGGGTGGGCATTCCGACGTGGTCGGCGGCGCGCTGATCGTGCGTGACGCCGAGCTGGCCGAGAAGATCGCCTTCCACCAGAACGCGATCGGCGCGGTCGCCGGGCCGTTCGACGCGTGGCTGGTGCTGCGCGGGATCAAGACCCTGGGCGTACGGATGGATCGGCACAGCGACAACGCCGAGAAGGTCGTGGAGTTCCTGCAGCGGCACGAGTCGGTCAGCCAGGTGCTGTACCCGGGACTCGACGGTCACCCGGGGCACGAGACCGCAGCGAAGCAGATGAAGCGGTTCGGCGGCATCGTCAGTTTCCGCGTCACCGGCGGGGAGAAGCAGGCGCTGGACATCTGCAACAAGGCGGAGGTCTTCACGCTCGGTGAGTCGCTCGGCGGCGTCGAGTCGCTGATCGAGCACCCCGGAAAGATGACCCACGCGTCAGTCGCCGGTACGCCCCTGGAGGTCCCGGCCGACCTGATCCGCCTGAGCGTCGGCATCGAAACCGCCGACGACCTCCTCCAGGACCTGGACCGCGCGCTGTCCTGACTACTGTCCAGCGACGGAAGTTCGGTCAAGGGTTGGGGGTAAGTGGTGGGACTGGTGGTGGCCGTCGACTTCGGGTCGACGTTTACCAAGGCGGTGGCGGTTGATGGGGATTCGGGTGCGGTGGTCGCGCGGGCGGAGCATCGGACGACCATCGACACCGATGTGATGGACGGGTGGCATGCCTGCCGCGCGGTGCTTGAGGACGTGGACCGAGGCGTCAGGAACGCCGAAGTGCTCGCGTGTTCGAGCGCCGGCGGCGGTCTGCGGATCGGTGTCGTCGGCAACGAAGAGCTGGTCACCGCCGAGGCCGGGAAGCGGGTCGCGTTGTCCAGCGGCGGGCGCGTGGTCGCGGTGGTCAGCGGCGGACTGTCGGCGTCCAGCCAGAAGGAGCTCCGCAAGGACCGCCCGGATGTGGTGCTGCTGCTCGGCGGTACGGACGGCGGCAACTCGGCCGTACTGCTCAAAGCGGCCGAGACCCTGGCGAAGTACAACTGGCGGAAACCGATCGTTGTCGCGGGCAACGTCGACGCCCAGGCCGAGATCACCGAGGTACTCGGCGCGGTACCGCACGTGCTGGCCGGCAACGTGGTCCCGGAGATCGGGGTGTTCGCGCCGGACAGTGCGCGGGCGGCGATCCGGGAGATGTTCCTCAAGCACGTGATCGGCGGCAAGAACCTGTCTCGCGACCCGTCCTTCGCCCGGATGGTCCGCGCCGCGACCCCCGACGTCGTACTGCGCGGCGTCGAGGTACTCGCCGGTCTGCACGGTGACGTCGCGGTCGTCGACATCGGCGGCGCGACCACCGACGTACATTCGGTGATCGAACTCGACCCGGAGGACGCGAACCTCGGCCGCGAAGTGGTCGCCACCCATCCGGTCACCCGTACGGTCGAGGGCGATCTCGGCATGCGATGGAGCGCCGTACCGGTGGTCGAGGCCGGCGTCGAAGCCGAGCTGGTCGCCGGCGAGAGCGAGTTGCGTACGGCGGCCAGGCACCGGCACGACGACCCGTCCTTTCTCCCGGACAGTCCGCGCGAGGCGGCGTACGACGAGCAGTTGGCGAGCGTGGCGGCGACAGTCGCCCTGCGCCGGCACGCGGGCCGGCAGCGGATCGTTTTCGGCCCTGGCGGGCGCGTGATCGAGCGGTCCGGGAAGGACCTGCGCGAAGTGGATCTGCTGGTCGGGTCCGGGGGAGTGCTGCGGCACAACCCGCCTGAGGTCGCGGCGCGGATCCTCGGCTCGATCGGTACGAACGCGCGGGCGGAAGGCTGGCTCGTACCGCAACACGCCGAAATCTGCATCGACCGCGACTACGTACTCGCCGGCGTCGGCCTCCTCGCCGACCTCGCACCGAAAGCAGCCGAAGGCCTGGCCGGACACATTCATACAACGGCCACGACCGGGCACTAGCTAGGCTCATCACCAGTGCGAGTCACGGAGGTGGGATGAGCAACCTGGGGCGGGACGAAGCCGGCGAGCCGGAGCGGGAGAGCCCGGTCGCCGACAACGAGGTGCCGGCGGGCACCACCGACGACGCCGATCCGGGCAAGGCGCGGGAGTTGGATGGGGCGGGGGAGTCGGCGGGCGGTCGGCGGGTTGATACCGGGGTGACCAGGGGGATGGAGATCGCCAGCGCGTGGTCCTGGCGGTTCCTGGTGATCGTCGCCGCGGTGGTCGTGATCGGGTACACGATGCGGTACCTGTCCGAGGTCGTCGTTCCGGTGACCGTCGGCGTACTCCTCACTGCGCTGCTGGTGCCGGTCACCAACGGTCTGCAGAAGCTCCGCGTACCTCGCGGTCCCGCTGCCGGGCTCACCGTGATCGCGACCCTGATTGTGATCGCCGGCCTGCTGACCCTGGTCGGTACGCAGATCGCCGGCCAGTTCGAGGACCTGTCGA
The genomic region above belongs to Kribbella solani and contains:
- a CDS encoding cystathionine gamma-synthase — translated: MNKEHRYGFETLAIHAGNEPDPTTGAVVPPIYATSTYKQDGVDGLRGGYEYSRSANPTRTALEECLAAIEAGNRGFAFASGLAAEDTLIRSVCAPGDHVVFPDDAYGGTFRLFSRVLGNWGVEMTPAAVTHPEAIRAAIQPGRTKVVWLETPTNPLLNVADIAIVAQIAHDAGALLVVDNTFASPYLQQPLELGADVVVHSTTKYMGGHSDVVGGALIVRDAELAEKIAFHQNAIGAVAGPFDAWLVLRGIKTLGVRMDRHSDNAEKVVEFLQRHESVSQVLYPGLDGHPGHETAAKQMKRFGGIVSFRVTGGEKQALDICNKAEVFTLGESLGGVESLIEHPGKMTHASVAGTPLEVPADLIRLSVGIETADDLLQDLDRALS
- a CDS encoding glutamate mutase L codes for the protein MGLVVAVDFGSTFTKAVAVDGDSGAVVARAEHRTTIDTDVMDGWHACRAVLEDVDRGVRNAEVLACSSAGGGLRIGVVGNEELVTAEAGKRVALSSGGRVVAVVSGGLSASSQKELRKDRPDVVLLLGGTDGGNSAVLLKAAETLAKYNWRKPIVVAGNVDAQAEITEVLGAVPHVLAGNVVPEIGVFAPDSARAAIREMFLKHVIGGKNLSRDPSFARMVRAATPDVVLRGVEVLAGLHGDVAVVDIGGATTDVHSVIELDPEDANLGREVVATHPVTRTVEGDLGMRWSAVPVVEAGVEAELVAGESELRTAARHRHDDPSFLPDSPREAAYDEQLASVAATVALRRHAGRQRIVFGPGGRVIERSGKDLREVDLLVGSGGVLRHNPPEVAARILGSIGTNARAEGWLVPQHAEICIDRDYVLAGVGLLADLAPKAAEGLAGHIHTTATTGH